The following proteins are co-located in the Sphingorhabdus lutea genome:
- the pdxH gene encoding pyridoxamine 5'-phosphate oxidase: protein MQDKNPYDIFDQWLNLAKENEPNDYNAMALATSTADGRPSCRMVLLKGHGPKAQGIAHQGGFIFYTNLQSRKGGEIAVNPHASLLFHWKSLRRQIRIEGKLERVSEATADAYFATRSRPSQIGACASDQSRPLDDRATFESRYKAIETKYEGQDIPRPKHWSGHIVIPHHIEFWQDREFRLHERWVFARDEHGGWGSQMLYP from the coding sequence ATGCAAGATAAAAATCCATATGATATTTTCGACCAATGGCTGAATTTAGCCAAGGAAAATGAACCAAATGATTATAATGCGATGGCATTGGCGACCTCCACCGCCGATGGTCGGCCATCATGCCGCATGGTTTTGTTAAAGGGACATGGGCCAAAGGCACAGGGTATTGCCCATCAGGGTGGATTTATTTTTTATACCAATTTACAAAGCCGCAAGGGCGGTGAAATTGCCGTCAACCCCCATGCTTCCTTGCTTTTCCATTGGAAAAGCCTGCGCCGGCAAATAAGAATTGAAGGAAAATTGGAACGGGTTTCTGAAGCAACAGCCGATGCATATTTTGCCACACGCTCGCGCCCATCGCAAATTGGGGCATGTGCATCCGATCAATCGCGCCCATTGGATGACCGCGCCACTTTCGAATCCAGATATAAAGCGATTGAGACCAAATATGAAGGACAGGATATACCGCGCCCCAAACATTGGAGCGGGCATATTGTCATTCCGCATCATATTGAATTTTGGCAGGACCGTGAATTTCGACTTCATGAAAGATGGGTTTTCGCGCGCGATGAACATGGCGGCTGGGGCAGCCAAATGCTATATCCATGA
- a CDS encoding PhzF family phenazine biosynthesis protein — MKLPYFHVDAFTDKAFSGNQAAVIPLENWLDDAILQSIAAENNFAETAFIIADKSGEADFELRWFTPTDEVRMCGHATLASGHVVLSQDDSMDIVTFRTRKVGILAVERTENGYELTLPAVITSPVERPDIAAAIGGNPLEIWGNENDYFILHYNDADEILALAPDFKTLATLGKDIFICTARGKDTDIISRVFVPGAGIDEDPVTGSAHATLAPFWAKILGKNQFTAYQASKRGGHIGCTLENDRVILMGNCVNVVEGVFTL, encoded by the coding sequence ATGAAACTGCCCTATTTCCATGTTGATGCATTTACCGACAAAGCCTTTTCTGGAAATCAGGCGGCGGTTATCCCCTTGGAAAATTGGCTGGATGATGCGATTTTACAATCCATTGCTGCGGAAAATAATTTTGCCGAAACCGCCTTCATCATCGCGGATAAAAGCGGCGAAGCTGATTTTGAACTGCGTTGGTTCACCCCCACGGATGAAGTGCGCATGTGCGGCCATGCCACATTGGCCAGCGGCCATGTTGTTTTATCGCAAGATGACAGCATGGATATTGTCACCTTTCGCACACGAAAAGTGGGCATTTTGGCGGTGGAACGTACGGAAAATGGATATGAACTTACTTTGCCTGCGGTTATCACATCGCCCGTTGAACGTCCCGATATTGCCGCCGCCATTGGGGGTAATCCATTGGAGATATGGGGCAATGAAAATGATTATTTCATCCTGCATTATAATGATGCCGATGAAATTTTGGCGCTTGCTCCCGATTTCAAAACCTTGGCTACATTGGGTAAGGATATTTTCATCTGCACCGCAAGGGGTAAAGACACCGACATTATCAGCCGTGTTTTTGTCCCCGGTGCGGGAATTGATGAAGACCCCGTTACCGGTTCGGCCCACGCAACATTGGCGCCATTTTGGGCAAAAATATTGGGCAAAAATCAATTCACCGCTTATCAGGCAAGCAAGCGCGGTGGGCATATTGGCTGCACTTTGGAAAATGACCGTGTCATTTTAATGGGCAATTGCGTCAATGTGGTCGAGGGGGTTTTTACACTTTAA
- a CDS encoding serine hydrolase domain-containing protein — translation MKSQRNKYGRVIPFACAAALALCVSACSNDKNADDKKAKAASQITEEAPETGEIKDGIANYADDAALSKKQLAALINPFFEDDSLSETRAVVIMHGGKIVAERYADGYGPESRLISWSMAKTVTATLAGMMVADGRLSLDRAAPVDVWSAPGDPRGKITLKHLLHMSSGLDHTEMPEGETPIYEVDTTKMLFLGGRDDVARYAEGRQLEAQPGKKYEYSSATSMIIADIMTDILTSSKDPAIRQNAMLTFAKGRLFEPLGMTSFYPEFDRNGTMLGGSMIHGTPRDWAKLGEFLRNNGSVGGAQLLPTSWPRFMRTSSNTDAAYGGHIWLNKKRPDGRNQVLFPDRLESSIFAMLGHLGQYVIVAPERKLTIVRMGKTRDDQLAPITAQLGNVVAAFPKD, via the coding sequence ATGAAAAGTCAAAGAAACAAATATGGGCGCGTGATCCCATTTGCATGTGCGGCGGCATTGGCGCTGTGCGTATCGGCATGTTCAAATGACAAAAATGCCGATGATAAAAAGGCAAAGGCTGCATCGCAAATAACAGAAGAAGCACCAGAAACAGGTGAGATAAAGGATGGCATTGCAAATTATGCCGATGATGCGGCGTTAAGTAAAAAACAATTAGCAGCCCTTATCAATCCATTTTTTGAAGATGACAGCCTGTCCGAAACCCGTGCAGTTGTAATAATGCATGGCGGCAAAATTGTCGCAGAACGCTATGCTGATGGATATGGCCCAGAAAGCCGATTGATAAGTTGGTCTATGGCCAAAACCGTCACCGCGACATTGGCGGGAATGATGGTGGCCGATGGGCGTTTATCATTGGACCGCGCCGCGCCGGTGGATGTGTGGAGCGCGCCGGGTGATCCGCGCGGAAAAATTACCTTAAAACATTTATTGCACATGTCATCGGGGCTGGACCATACAGAAATGCCAGAGGGCGAGACGCCAATTTATGAGGTTGATACCACCAAAATGTTGTTTTTGGGCGGGCGCGATGATGTTGCAAGATATGCCGAGGGCAGGCAATTAGAAGCGCAGCCGGGTAAAAAATATGAATATAGCAGCGCGACCAGCATGATTATTGCTGATATTATGACCGATATTTTGACGTCGAGCAAAGATCCCGCAATTCGGCAAAATGCCATGTTAACCTTTGCCAAGGGGCGGTTGTTCGAACCATTGGGCATGACCAGTTTTTACCCCGAATTTGACCGAAACGGCACCATGCTTGGCGGATCGATGATCCACGGCACGCCGCGTGATTGGGCAAAATTGGGCGAATTTCTGCGTAATAATGGTTCGGTTGGCGGCGCCCAATTATTACCGACCAGCTGGCCCCGTTTCATGCGCACGTCCAGCAACACTGACGCGGCCTATGGCGGGCATATTTGGTTGAACAAAAAACGGCCCGATGGACGTAATCAGGTGCTGTTCCCTGATCGGTTGGAATCCAGCATTTTTGCGATGCTGGGCCATTTGGGGCAATATGTTATTGTGGCGCCCGAACGCAAATTAACCATTGTGCGCATGGGCAAGACGCGCGATGATCAATTGGCCCCCATTACCGCGCAATTGGGCAATGTGGTGGCCGCTTTTCCCAAGGATTAA
- the mnmA gene encoding tRNA 2-thiouridine(34) synthase MnmA, with protein sequence MLNEENFAPYFQFGAENQGNLRGKRIVVAMSGGVDSSVVAAMAASTGAETIGITLQLYDHGAAISRVGSCCAGQDIRDARAVADKLGIAHYVFDHESQFRETVIEQFADEYLAGRTPIPCVRCNMGVKFTDLLRIARELDADCLATGHYVRRIEGKNGAELHRAADPARDQSYFLFATTQEQLDYLRFPLGDLPKDRVRELANMVSLSVANKPDSQDICFVPDGDYAKIVRKVRPDADDAGNIVHIYSGEILGAHKGLIHYTVGQRRGLEIGGLAEPLYVIKLDAASKNVLVGPKSALAVGAARLVNPNWLEDIEGRSVLAKVRSLARPVSAVLRGDQLIFDSPEYGVAPGQAAVIYDAEGHVLGGAWIEETVSADMMASA encoded by the coding sequence ATGTTGAACGAAGAAAATTTTGCGCCCTATTTCCAATTTGGCGCGGAGAATCAGGGCAATTTACGCGGCAAAAGAATTGTTGTTGCCATGTCTGGCGGTGTCGATTCGTCGGTTGTTGCGGCCATGGCGGCCAGCACGGGGGCAGAGACAATTGGCATCACCCTGCAATTATATGATCATGGCGCGGCCATTAGCCGTGTGGGTAGCTGCTGTGCGGGACAGGATATTCGCGATGCGCGCGCGGTTGCCGATAAATTGGGCATTGCCCATTATGTTTTCGACCATGAAAGCCAATTTCGTGAAACGGTGATTGAACAATTTGCCGATGAATATTTGGCAGGACGCACGCCCATTCCATGTGTTCGTTGTAATATGGGGGTGAAATTTACCGATTTATTGCGCATTGCGCGCGAATTGGATGCCGATTGCCTTGCCACGGGCCATTATGTCCGCAGGATTGAAGGCAAAAATGGCGCCGAATTGCACCGCGCGGCGGATCCGGCCCGCGATCAAAGCTATTTCCTGTTTGCCACCACGCAGGAACAGCTTGATTATCTGCGCTTTCCCTTAGGCGATTTGCCAAAGGACCGTGTGCGCGAATTGGCCAATATGGTCAGCCTGTCGGTGGCGAATAAACCCGATAGCCAGGATATTTGCTTTGTTCCCGATGGCGATTATGCCAAAATCGTGCGCAAAGTGCGCCCTGATGCCGATGATGCGGGCAATATTGTCCATATATATAGCGGGGAGATATTGGGCGCACATAAGGGGTTAATCCATTATACAGTGGGCCAAAGACGCGGGCTGGAAATTGGCGGATTGGCCGAACCGCTATATGTCATTAAATTGGATGCAGCGTCCAAAAATGTTCTGGTCGGGCCGAAATCCGCGCTTGCCGTTGGCGCGGCGCGTCTGGTCAATCCCAATTGGCTGGAGGATATTGAAGGGCGCAGTGTCTTGGCCAAGGTGCGGTCATTGGCCCGGCCGGTATCGGCGGTGCTTCGCGGTGATCAATTGATATTTGACAGCCCCGAATATGGCGTTGCCCCGGGGCAGGCGGCGGTTATATATGATGCCGAAGGCCATGTTTTGGGCGGCGCATGGATTGAGGAAACGGTGTCGGCCGACATGATGGCTTCGGCCTAA
- a CDS encoding DUF1153 domain-containing protein: MIENQKIKPAQVVGPLGEPLTIADLPPPSTKRWVVRRKAEVVAAVTGGLLSVDEVCERYSLTLEEFASWQRAVDRSGMPGLRVTRIQHYRDLYERQQKY, from the coding sequence ATGATAGAGAACCAAAAAATCAAACCTGCTCAAGTCGTCGGCCCGTTGGGAGAGCCATTAACCATTGCCGATTTGCCGCCGCCATCGACCAAAAGATGGGTTGTGCGTCGCAAGGCCGAAGTAGTCGCCGCTGTTACGGGCGGATTATTAAGCGTGGATGAGGTTTGTGAAAGATATAGCCTGACCCTAGAGGAATTTGCATCATGGCAGCGCGCGGTCGATCGTTCTGGCATGCCGGGGCTGCGTGTTACCCGCATTCAACATTATCGCGATCTGTATGAACGTCAGCAAAAATATTAA
- a CDS encoding cation diffusion facilitator family transporter yields MSGNHEHHHDHLTGHGALTKWAALASVGTAIFLILLKSYATIQTASVSMLGSLSDTALDLMASLITLIAVRYAAMPADNEHRFGHGKAEALAAMVQMSLVTVSAFIIGWRAIDRFIAGATPQKAEYGIIVSVIAILVTLGLLAYQQYVIKKTKSVAITADHLHYQSDLLLNLSVIIALAMENYFSLSGADGIIGVLIALWLLRGAWASANYAFDHLMDKELPEEIKDRLTDIARNTDGVIDVHGMRTRSSGVTDFCQFHIWVKRDISMVEVHDIMDAVENNIRAEFAGIDILIHPDPEGHKDEMNFTTSSSIH; encoded by the coding sequence ATGAGCGGCAATCACGAACATCATCATGATCATTTAACGGGTCATGGCGCTTTAACCAAATGGGCTGCTTTGGCCAGTGTGGGGACTGCGATATTTTTAATATTGCTAAAATCCTATGCCACCATTCAAACCGCATCCGTGTCCATGCTTGGTTCTTTATCGGATACCGCGCTTGACCTCATGGCCTCGCTCATCACCTTAATCGCGGTGCGCTATGCCGCAATGCCGGCGGATAATGAACATCGATTTGGCCATGGCAAGGCAGAGGCATTGGCCGCCATGGTGCAAATGTCGTTGGTGACCGTGTCCGCCTTTATCATTGGGTGGCGCGCGATTGACCGTTTCATTGCAGGTGCAACCCCGCAAAAGGCGGAATATGGAATTATTGTTTCGGTCATCGCGATTTTGGTGACATTGGGGCTTTTGGCATATCAACAATATGTGATTAAAAAAACAAAATCGGTGGCGATTACTGCCGATCATCTTCATTATCAAAGCGATTTATTGTTAAATTTATCGGTTATTATCGCATTGGCTATGGAAAATTATTTTTCCCTATCTGGGGCCGATGGTATCATTGGCGTGCTCATCGCCCTATGGCTGCTGCGCGGGGCGTGGGCTTCGGCAAATTATGCTTTTGACCATTTGATGGACAAGGAATTGCCCGAAGAAATAAAGGATCGATTGACCGACATTGCCCGCAATACCGACGGGGTCATCGATGTTCATGGCATGCGCACAAGGTCAAGCGGCGTGACCGATTTTTGCCAATTTCACATTTGGGTAAAACGCGACATTAGCATGGTAGAAGTGCATGATATTATGGATGCGGTGGAAAATAATATTCGCGCGGAATTTGCCGGAATTGACATATTGATTCACCCCGATCCAGAGGGGCATAAGGATGAGATGAATTTTACAACATCTTCATCCATACATTAA